The Beijerinckiaceae bacterium RH AL1 genome has a segment encoding these proteins:
- a CDS encoding Prephenate dehydratase (source:Prodigal:2.6;~ID:RHAL1_00588), whose translation MALKGATADGLTSVYSHVHALGQCRKAIRARGLKPVVTADTAGSAREVAEWGDPTRASIAPRLAAEIYGLDIVAEHIEDESHNTTRFVVLSPVPQWPEAGTTPTVTTFVFRVRNVPAALYKALGGFATNGVNMTKLESYMVDGAFTATQFLADVDGHPYSPGLARALEELAFFCKEIRVLGVYPAHPERLRANGHADLEPAGPGMPSMPDYAQAFR comes from the coding sequence ATGGCGCTGAAGGGGGCCACGGCGGACGGCTTGACGAGTGTCTACAGCCACGTCCATGCGCTCGGGCAATGCCGCAAGGCGATCCGCGCGCGCGGCCTGAAGCCCGTCGTGACGGCGGACACCGCAGGCTCGGCGCGCGAGGTGGCGGAGTGGGGCGACCCGACGCGCGCCTCGATCGCGCCGCGGCTCGCCGCCGAGATCTACGGGCTCGACATCGTCGCCGAGCACATCGAGGACGAGAGCCACAACACCACCCGCTTCGTCGTGCTGTCGCCGGTGCCGCAATGGCCCGAGGCCGGGACGACCCCTACCGTCACGACCTTCGTCTTCCGCGTGCGCAACGTGCCGGCGGCGCTCTACAAGGCGCTCGGTGGTTTTGCGACCAACGGCGTCAACATGACCAAGCTCGAGAGCTACATGGTCGACGGCGCCTTCACCGCGACGCAGTTTCTGGCCGACGTCGACGGGCACCCCTACAGCCCGGGCCTGGCGCGGGCGCTCGAGGAGCTGGCCTTCTTCTGCAAGGAGATCCGCGTGCTCGGCGTCTACCCCGCGCATCCCGAGCGGCTGCGCGCCAACGGCCACGCCGACCTCGAGCCCGCCGGCCCGGGGATGCCGTCGATGCCGGACTACGCGCAGGCGTTCCGGTAG
- a CDS encoding hypothetical protein (ID:RHAL1_00596;~conserved protein of unknown function;~source:Prodigal:2.6): MNAPLSRYLARFAADAIVAAPLPPEAIEPVVTMTVAELDARLAEVVVATQAEAEAMHLAAQAEMEQAHAAAIAEAVAAARAAWCADTAQDVAAMVERSLAALQSEIAEATAKALRPLLADAARERALAALTAVVARLVADPLQPAIAVRAPADVVAALRSRGLPDGVALVAAETSEAVVTCGATRIETRLAAALADINGLEA, from the coding sequence ATGAACGCGCCGCTCTCGCGCTATCTCGCGCGCTTTGCCGCAGACGCCATCGTCGCCGCGCCGCTGCCGCCGGAGGCGATCGAGCCTGTCGTGACGATGACCGTCGCCGAGCTCGACGCCAGGCTCGCGGAGGTCGTCGTGGCGACGCAGGCCGAGGCCGAGGCGATGCACCTCGCCGCGCAAGCCGAGATGGAGCAGGCGCACGCCGCCGCCATCGCCGAGGCCGTCGCGGCGGCGCGCGCGGCGTGGTGCGCGGACACGGCGCAGGACGTCGCCGCGATGGTGGAGCGCAGCCTCGCCGCGCTGCAGTCGGAGATCGCCGAAGCGACGGCGAAGGCGCTGCGGCCGCTGTTGGCGGACGCCGCGCGCGAGCGGGCGCTTGCGGCCCTGACCGCCGTCGTCGCGCGCCTCGTCGCCGATCCCCTGCAGCCGGCGATCGCCGTGCGCGCGCCGGCCGATGTCGTCGCCGCGCTGCGGTCGCGCGGCCTGCCCGACGGAGTCGCGCTCGTCGCTGCCGAGACATCCGAGGCGGTCGTCACCTGTGGCGCCACGCGCATCGAGACGCGGCTTGCCGCCGCGCTCGCCGACATCAATGGGCTTGAAGCATGA
- a CDS encoding Histidine kinase (source:Prodigal:2.6;~ID:RHAL1_00591), whose amino-acid sequence MTIQRRLALSFSLVLVLSLAIGLGLTYSHVLSKVRTETQAALNVGADSARHSLDVPGPVADPAEVLRGIVADFDGDRHLRARVEAPDGAVLAQSRPLAPEEAAPGWFYDLVHAAPERLELPLPPALAGVGRLILQTDSHNEVAEAWSDTRLTLTILAFFFAMVLVLAFATVKAGLAPLREIGQALNRIGSGDYSTRLAAPVAAELEPLRDGFNRMASRLEEMGHQNRALNEQILNLQEEERAELARDLHDDVAPFLFSVGADAAMIRQFLAKGESDAVGPRAEAIAEAVRHMQHHLKDVLRRLAPGALLDLGLPGAIDNLVAFWRSRQPGIAFEIEVSGDPIDPPLDAVAFRVVQESFSNAIRHGAPTTIEVTIDADDEQATILVEDDGKGFSGPAPTFGFGLTGMQERVRAVGGTLRVANRASGRGARVEARLPIRQRRPIEPSQSLEMPA is encoded by the coding sequence ATGACGATCCAACGCCGTCTGGCGCTGTCTTTCTCGCTCGTCCTGGTGCTCAGCCTCGCGATAGGGCTCGGGCTGACATATAGCCACGTCCTCTCGAAGGTCCGCACCGAGACGCAGGCGGCGCTGAACGTCGGCGCGGATTCGGCGCGGCACTCGCTCGACGTGCCGGGCCCGGTCGCCGACCCTGCCGAGGTCCTGCGCGGCATCGTCGCCGACTTCGACGGCGACCGCCACCTGCGCGCCCGCGTCGAGGCGCCCGACGGCGCGGTGCTGGCCCAATCCCGGCCGCTGGCGCCCGAGGAGGCGGCGCCGGGCTGGTTCTACGATCTCGTGCATGCCGCGCCGGAGCGCCTCGAGCTGCCGCTGCCGCCGGCGCTCGCCGGCGTCGGCCGCCTGATCCTGCAGACAGATTCGCACAACGAGGTCGCCGAGGCGTGGAGCGACACGCGCCTCACGCTGACGATCCTGGCGTTCTTCTTCGCGATGGTGCTGGTGCTCGCCTTCGCCACCGTGAAGGCGGGCCTGGCGCCCCTGCGCGAGATCGGCCAGGCGCTGAACCGCATCGGATCCGGCGACTACTCGACCCGCCTCGCCGCGCCCGTCGCGGCCGAGCTCGAGCCTTTGCGCGACGGCTTCAACCGCATGGCCTCGCGCCTCGAGGAGATGGGCCACCAGAACCGGGCGCTGAACGAGCAGATCCTCAACCTGCAGGAGGAGGAACGCGCCGAGCTGGCGCGCGACCTCCACGACGACGTCGCGCCGTTCCTGTTCAGCGTCGGCGCCGACGCTGCGATGATCCGGCAGTTCCTGGCCAAGGGCGAGAGCGACGCCGTCGGCCCCCGCGCCGAGGCGATCGCGGAAGCCGTGCGGCACATGCAGCACCACCTGAAGGACGTGCTGCGCCGCCTTGCGCCCGGCGCCCTGCTCGACCTCGGCCTGCCCGGCGCGATCGACAACCTCGTCGCCTTCTGGCGCAGCCGCCAGCCGGGCATCGCCTTCGAGATCGAGGTGTCGGGCGATCCGATCGACCCGCCGCTCGACGCCGTCGCGTTCCGCGTGGTGCAGGAATCCTTCTCGAACGCCATCCGCCACGGCGCGCCGACGACCATCGAGGTGACGATCGACGCCGACGACGAGCAGGCGACGATCCTCGTCGAGGACGACGGCAAGGGCTTTTCCGGGCCCGCCCCGACCTTCGGCTTCGGCCTCACCGGCATGCAGGAGCGCGTCCGCGCCGTCGGCGGCACGTTGCGGGTCGCCAACCGCGCGAGCGGCCGCGGGGCCCGCGTCGAGGCGCGCCTGCCGATCCGCCAGCGCCGGCCCATCGAACCCTCGCAGTCCCTGGAAATGCCCGCATGA
- the fliF gene encoding Flagellar M-ring protein FliF (ID:RHAL1_00595;~source:Prodigal:2.6), whose product MNFPEQLQTLGASLAKLGWRRLTALALIGVTVFTIVGVAGYYLSRPSQEVLYAGLDRQDVSGIGAALTEAGIPFDVSSDGTTIMVRYAQTAQARMLLAEKGLPHSTNSGYELYDKLGSLGLTSFMQDVTRVRALEGELARTIQTMNGVRAARVHLVMPDEGSFRRARQPPSASVMIRTDTVSDSRMGQAIRHLVAAALPGMTVDQVTVLNTDGTLLSSGSDLDDAAAGKMLTLEKTVSKDIQDSVRKELAPYLGLHNFQISVAAKLNTDARQTAETTYDPDSRVERSTRVVKENNTTQNNTSQAPTTVGTALPQENKSSSDSKASNTDNSKREELTNYELSSKTVTTTSGGYSIDHMSIAILVNKTALSATTPAALAAKLADIESLVTSASGLRKERGDTIKVLAEEFADAGHDLEPVPSASIVDTLMHQSGTAINALAAIVVAVLLIMFGLRPLTRALMPAEPEVAALAAAPVVPALEAPAQGLAPDGTPVIDMRQEPNLIEDVTNRPRRSPQRRLEQMVEFDETQAATILKQWVRRESLA is encoded by the coding sequence ATGAACTTCCCAGAGCAGCTTCAGACCCTCGGCGCGAGCCTCGCCAAGCTCGGCTGGCGACGGCTCACCGCGCTGGCGCTGATCGGCGTCACCGTCTTCACGATCGTCGGCGTCGCCGGTTACTACCTGTCGCGCCCCTCCCAGGAGGTGCTCTACGCCGGGCTCGACCGGCAGGACGTCTCGGGCATCGGTGCGGCGCTGACGGAAGCCGGCATCCCGTTCGACGTCTCCTCCGACGGCACGACGATCATGGTGCGCTACGCGCAGACCGCCCAGGCGCGCATGCTGCTCGCCGAGAAGGGCCTGCCGCACTCCACGAACTCCGGCTACGAGCTCTACGACAAGCTCGGCTCGCTCGGCCTCACCTCGTTCATGCAGGACGTGACGCGCGTGCGCGCCCTCGAGGGCGAGCTCGCCCGCACGATCCAGACGATGAACGGCGTGCGCGCCGCGCGCGTGCATCTCGTGATGCCGGACGAAGGCTCGTTCCGCCGCGCCCGCCAGCCGCCGTCGGCCTCGGTGATGATCCGCACCGACACGGTCTCCGATTCGCGCATGGGCCAGGCGATCCGCCATCTCGTCGCCGCGGCGCTGCCCGGCATGACGGTCGACCAGGTCACCGTGCTCAACACCGACGGCACGCTGCTCTCGTCGGGCAGCGATCTCGACGATGCCGCCGCCGGCAAGATGCTGACGCTCGAGAAGACCGTCTCGAAGGACATCCAGGACAGCGTGCGCAAGGAGCTCGCGCCCTATCTCGGCCTGCACAATTTTCAGATCAGCGTCGCGGCGAAGCTCAACACCGACGCCCGCCAGACCGCCGAGACGACCTACGATCCGGACTCGCGCGTCGAGCGCTCGACCCGCGTCGTGAAGGAGAACAACACGACGCAGAACAACACGAGCCAGGCGCCGACCACCGTCGGCACCGCGCTGCCGCAGGAGAACAAGAGCTCGAGCGACAGCAAGGCCTCGAACACCGACAACTCGAAGCGCGAGGAGCTGACGAACTACGAGCTGTCCTCGAAGACGGTGACGACGACGTCGGGCGGCTACTCGATCGACCACATGTCGATCGCGATCCTCGTCAACAAGACGGCGCTCTCCGCGACGACGCCGGCGGCGCTCGCCGCCAAGCTCGCCGACATCGAAAGCCTCGTCACGTCAGCATCGGGCCTGCGCAAGGAGCGCGGCGACACGATCAAGGTGCTGGCGGAGGAGTTCGCCGACGCCGGCCACGATCTCGAGCCGGTGCCGTCGGCCTCGATCGTCGACACGCTGATGCATCAGTCGGGCACCGCGATCAACGCGCTGGCGGCGATCGTCGTCGCGGTGCTGCTCATCATGTTCGGCCTGCGCCCGCTGACCCGCGCGCTGATGCCGGCGGAGCCCGAGGTGGCGGCGCTCGCCGCCGCGCCCGTCGTGCCGGCGCTCGAGGCACCCGCGCAGGGTCTCGCGCCGGACGGCACGCCGGTCATCGACATGCGGCAGGAGCCGAACCTCATCGAGGACGTCACCAACCGCCCGCGCCGCTCGCCGCAACGCCGGCTGGAGCAGATGGTCGAGTTCGACGAGACGCAGGCGGCGACGATCCTCAAGCAATGGGTCCGCCGCGAGAGCCTCGCCTGA
- a CDS encoding hypothetical protein (ID:RHAL1_00593;~conserved protein of unknown function;~source:Prodigal:2.6) translates to MPQPGKALSTLFQSALAHHQSGDFVGAEHGYRALLAIDPSQAMVWSNLAAVLHETGRNAEALQACREALRRVPDHLNAQLNLATAQQSLGDFAAAASTFEAILTRHPQRADLRASLAFALERCERGDEAVAIYDRLLEANPHDVKLWKAKAEAAQRLRRRPEAIAAFAEVVRLKPDDPSALSSLGILRAMHSIDNDLDDAAALCIKAAMLEPSSGPIVNNLGVVLNMRGEWENALLVLRELVAQQPTFAPAHSNIGSILSSRSRYDEAQDAFEEALRLDPDLSSAKIELTKIRRHLCDWTTADADARTIRGMAGDGTNFMIVLMAVSASGAEQLAYARSAMAGYQGRRPRRAMAPVESRRLRIGYISADFRDHPIGHLMPDVIRYHDRERFEVFGYSLGAAEMVPLRARFAAAFDHFIDLDKISDADAATRIVRDQIDILIDITGPTAGSRFDILAERPAPVQVSFLGLPGTSGSDAYDYIVADHFLVPDGSQRFFSEAVVRLPHCYQPSDTARAPLAPLPSRAQCGLPEQGFVFCSFNSPVKITPEMFDVWMRLLHAVDGSVLWLYCKADRAKRNLLARAAERGIAPERIVFAPALAFEPYLTRMTLADLFLDTHPYAAGATCNDVLWVGVPVVTCVGETYVSRMAGSLLSTLGLDDLVTTSLEAYERIALRLARDPEALRAVRDRLAAARADSPLFDMPRFTRHLEAAYAGMAATASDGREPAAFDVEA, encoded by the coding sequence GTGCCGCAGCCCGGCAAGGCGCTTTCCACCCTTTTCCAATCGGCCCTCGCCCATCACCAGAGCGGCGACTTCGTGGGCGCCGAGCACGGCTACCGCGCGCTGCTCGCCATCGACCCGAGCCAGGCGATGGTGTGGTCGAACCTCGCCGCCGTGCTGCACGAGACCGGGCGCAACGCCGAGGCGCTCCAGGCCTGCCGTGAGGCGCTGCGCCGCGTCCCCGATCATCTCAACGCGCAGCTCAACCTCGCCACGGCGCAGCAGTCGCTCGGCGACTTCGCCGCCGCCGCATCGACCTTCGAAGCCATCCTGACGCGGCATCCGCAGCGCGCCGACCTGCGCGCAAGCCTCGCCTTCGCGCTGGAGCGCTGCGAGCGCGGCGACGAGGCCGTGGCGATCTACGATCGGCTGCTTGAGGCCAACCCCCACGACGTGAAGCTCTGGAAGGCCAAGGCCGAAGCCGCGCAGCGTCTTCGCCGCCGCCCCGAGGCCATCGCCGCCTTCGCCGAGGTGGTGCGGCTGAAGCCGGACGACCCGTCAGCGCTGTCGAGCCTCGGCATCCTGCGGGCGATGCACTCGATCGACAACGATCTCGACGACGCCGCCGCGCTCTGCATCAAGGCGGCGATGCTCGAGCCGAGCTCGGGGCCGATCGTCAACAACCTCGGTGTCGTGCTCAACATGCGCGGCGAATGGGAGAACGCGCTGCTTGTGCTGCGCGAGCTTGTCGCGCAGCAGCCGACCTTCGCGCCCGCCCACAGCAACATCGGCTCGATCCTGTCCTCGCGCAGTCGCTACGACGAGGCGCAGGATGCCTTCGAGGAAGCCCTCCGGCTCGATCCCGATCTGTCGAGCGCGAAGATCGAGCTGACGAAGATCCGCCGGCACCTCTGCGACTGGACGACCGCCGACGCAGACGCGCGGACGATCCGCGGCATGGCCGGCGACGGCACCAACTTCATGATCGTCCTCATGGCGGTCTCGGCCTCCGGCGCGGAGCAGCTCGCCTACGCGCGCTCGGCGATGGCCGGATACCAGGGTCGGCGGCCGCGCCGCGCGATGGCTCCGGTCGAGAGCCGCCGCCTGCGCATCGGCTACATCTCGGCGGACTTTCGCGATCATCCGATCGGCCACCTGATGCCCGACGTGATCCGCTATCACGACCGCGAGCGCTTCGAGGTCTTCGGCTATTCGCTCGGCGCTGCCGAGATGGTCCCGCTGCGCGCGCGGTTCGCCGCGGCCTTCGATCACTTCATCGATCTCGACAAGATCTCCGATGCCGACGCCGCGACGCGGATCGTTCGGGATCAAATCGATATCCTGATCGACATCACCGGTCCGACCGCCGGCTCGCGCTTCGACATCCTCGCCGAACGCCCCGCACCTGTGCAGGTGTCGTTCCTCGGCCTGCCCGGCACATCGGGCTCGGACGCCTACGACTACATCGTCGCCGACCACTTCCTCGTGCCCGACGGATCGCAGCGCTTCTTCAGCGAGGCGGTCGTGCGCCTGCCGCACTGCTACCAGCCCAGCGACACGGCGCGGGCGCCGCTGGCGCCGCTGCCGAGCCGCGCGCAATGCGGCCTGCCGGAGCAAGGCTTCGTCTTCTGCAGCTTCAACAGCCCGGTGAAGATCACGCCCGAGATGTTCGACGTCTGGATGCGCCTGCTCCACGCCGTCGACGGCAGCGTGCTGTGGCTCTACTGCAAGGCGGATCGCGCCAAGCGCAACCTGCTGGCACGGGCGGCCGAGCGCGGCATCGCACCCGAGCGCATCGTCTTCGCGCCCGCGCTCGCCTTCGAGCCGTACCTGACGCGGATGACGCTCGCCGACCTGTTCCTCGACACGCATCCCTACGCGGCCGGCGCGACGTGCAACGACGTGCTTTGGGTCGGGGTGCCCGTCGTCACCTGCGTCGGCGAGACTTACGTCAGCCGGATGGCGGGAAGCCTGCTCTCGACGCTCGGCCTCGACGATCTCGTGACGACGTCGCTCGAGGCCTACGAGCGGATCGCCTTGCGGCTGGCGCGCGACCCCGAGGCGCTGCGCGCCGTGCGCGACAGGCTCGCCGCCGCGCGCGCCGACAGCCCGCTCTTCGACATGCCGCGCTTCACCCGGCACCTCGAAGCCGCCTACGCAGGAATGGCCGCGACCGCGAGCGACGGGCGCGAGCCCGCGGCGTTCGATGTCGAGGCGTAG
- a CDS encoding Prephenate dehydratase (source:Prodigal:2.6;~ID:RHAL1_00587) → MSNKIIAFQGEPGANSHIACQEAYPSWTPLPCATFEDALAAVAEGRAALAMIPIENTIAGRVADIHTLLPASASSSSPSTSCRSISTSWR, encoded by the coding sequence ATGAGCAACAAGATCATCGCCTTCCAGGGCGAGCCCGGCGCCAACTCGCACATCGCCTGCCAGGAGGCCTATCCGAGCTGGACGCCGCTGCCCTGCGCCACCTTCGAGGATGCGCTCGCCGCCGTCGCCGAGGGGCGCGCCGCGCTCGCTATGATCCCGATCGAGAACACGATTGCCGGCCGCGTCGCCGACATCCACACGCTGCTGCCGGCCTCGGCCTCTTCATCGTCGCCGAGTACTTCCTGCCGATCCATTTCCACCTCATGGCGCTGA
- the exaE gene encoding Transcriptional activator protein ExaE (ID:RHAL1_00590;~source:Prodigal:2.6) translates to MKLLLVDDHAVVREGVRRLLSVSIEATLIEAQTGREALTVFRAEKPEVVILDLNLPGSGGLDLLRRLLIEDPKTKVLIFSMHTTPLYVARALQAGAKGYISKSAGAEELVEAIRTVMAGGKYVERELAADLAVNVLGSDDSGKPLSPRELDIMRLLAKGKGLSEIADALGISYKTVANTCTSIKHKLLVDRTSDLIRLAVEMHAS, encoded by the coding sequence ATGAAGCTCCTGCTCGTCGACGATCACGCCGTGGTGCGGGAGGGCGTGCGGCGGCTGCTCTCCGTGTCGATCGAGGCGACGCTGATCGAGGCGCAGACCGGCCGCGAGGCCCTCACCGTCTTCCGCGCCGAGAAGCCGGAGGTGGTGATCCTCGACCTCAACCTGCCGGGCTCCGGCGGCCTCGATCTCCTGCGCCGGCTGCTGATCGAGGACCCCAAGACCAAGGTCCTGATCTTCTCGATGCACACGACGCCGCTCTACGTCGCCCGCGCCCTGCAGGCCGGCGCCAAGGGCTACATCTCGAAGAGCGCCGGCGCCGAGGAGCTCGTCGAGGCGATCCGCACCGTGATGGCCGGCGGCAAGTACGTCGAGCGCGAGCTTGCGGCCGACCTCGCCGTCAACGTTCTGGGCTCGGATGATTCCGGCAAGCCGCTGTCGCCGCGCGAGCTCGACATCATGCGCCTGCTCGCCAAGGGCAAAGGCCTCTCCGAGATCGCCGATGCGCTCGGCATCTCCTACAAGACGGTCGCCAACACCTGCACCTCGATCAAGCACAAGCTGCTCGTCGACCGCACCAGCGACCTGATCCGGCTCGCCGTCGAGATGCACGCGTCCTGA
- a CDS encoding Alpha/beta hydrolase (ID:RHAL1_00589;~source:Prodigal:2.6) yields the protein MASPRLRPAAVAVGCGAGLAALAWLAGTIAVAAPSLTRRRGRPNPADVRIESLDGLSLAATYLPGAGAEAPGVLIVHGVAASRRDARANADWLAAQGYAVLAIDLRGHGGSDAAACGYGWSEAQDVHAALAWLRQRHPGARVAVVGVSMGGAATLIGPHGPVQADAFVLQGVYATFRDTVRSRIAPAGGVGLAWLLEPLLSLQTRPRLGVWPSRLSPLAAARRVTCPVLVIGGEADVFTPPAETRRLFEAFAGPKSLWLAPGLGHNGVSTTTRQDYRDHLLAFLRGAIGVP from the coding sequence ATGGCGTCGCCCCGGCTTCGTCCCGCCGCCGTCGCGGTAGGCTGCGGCGCCGGCCTCGCCGCCCTCGCCTGGCTTGCCGGGACGATCGCGGTGGCCGCCCCCAGCCTGACCCGCCGGCGCGGGCGGCCGAACCCCGCCGACGTGCGGATCGAAAGCCTCGACGGCCTATCGCTCGCCGCGACCTATCTGCCGGGCGCGGGGGCCGAGGCGCCCGGCGTGCTCATCGTCCATGGCGTCGCCGCGTCGCGGCGGGATGCACGAGCCAACGCCGACTGGCTTGCGGCGCAGGGCTACGCCGTGCTGGCGATCGACCTGCGCGGCCACGGCGGCTCCGATGCGGCGGCGTGCGGCTACGGCTGGAGCGAGGCGCAGGACGTTCACGCCGCGCTCGCCTGGCTGCGGCAACGGCATCCGGGCGCCCGCGTGGCGGTCGTCGGCGTCTCGATGGGCGGCGCCGCGACGCTGATCGGGCCGCATGGGCCCGTCCAGGCCGACGCCTTCGTGCTGCAGGGCGTCTACGCGACGTTCCGCGACACGGTGCGCAGCCGCATCGCGCCCGCCGGCGGGGTCGGGCTCGCGTGGCTGCTCGAGCCGCTGCTGTCGCTGCAGACGCGGCCGCGGCTCGGCGTGTGGCCGTCGCGCCTCTCGCCGCTGGCCGCCGCGCGCCGCGTCACATGCCCGGTCCTCGTCATCGGCGGCGAGGCCGACGTCTTCACGCCGCCGGCCGAGACGCGGCGGCTCTTCGAGGCCTTCGCCGGGCCGAAGTCGCTCTGGCTGGCGCCGGGCCTCGGCCACAACGGCGTCTCGACGACCACGCGCCAGGACTATCGCGATCACCTGCTCGCGTTTCTCAGAGGGGCGATCGGCGTCCCCTAG
- the rpoH gene encoding RNA polymerase sigma factor RpoH (ID:RHAL1_00592;~source:Prodigal:2.6): MAAALPMISSESGLSRYLNEIRKFPMLQPEQEYMLAKRWREHEDPDAAHKLVTSHLRLVAKIAMGYRGYGLPIGEVISEGNVGLMQAVKRFEPDKGFRLATYAMWWIRASIQEYILRSWSLVKMGTTASQKKLFFNLRKAKSQISALEEGDLRPDQVDVIATRLGVSKQDVIDMNRRMSGDASLNAPLREEGEGEWQDWLVDESSSQENLLADREETDNRLVALRSALGVLNDRERRIFEARRLSDDPITLEELSDEFDISRERVRQIEVRAFEKVQAAVKSGMATIESLPPKAPQVTHAAM; the protein is encoded by the coding sequence ATGGCTGCTGCCCTACCCATGATCTCGAGCGAGAGCGGGCTCTCCCGCTATCTCAACGAGATCCGCAAGTTTCCCATGCTCCAGCCGGAGCAGGAATACATGCTCGCCAAGCGCTGGCGCGAGCATGAGGATCCCGATGCCGCGCACAAGCTGGTCACCTCGCATCTGCGTCTCGTCGCGAAGATCGCGATGGGCTACCGCGGCTACGGATTGCCGATCGGCGAGGTGATTTCCGAAGGCAACGTCGGCCTGATGCAGGCCGTGAAGCGCTTCGAGCCCGACAAGGGCTTCCGCCTGGCGACGTACGCTATGTGGTGGATCCGCGCATCCATACAAGAGTACATCTTGAGGTCGTGGTCGCTCGTGAAGATGGGCACCACTGCGAGCCAGAAGAAGCTGTTCTTCAACCTGCGCAAGGCGAAGAGCCAGATCTCGGCGCTGGAGGAGGGTGATCTCCGCCCCGACCAGGTCGACGTCATCGCGACTCGCCTCGGCGTGTCGAAGCAGGACGTCATCGACATGAACCGCCGCATGTCCGGCGATGCCTCGCTCAACGCGCCGCTGCGCGAGGAGGGCGAAGGCGAGTGGCAGGACTGGCTGGTCGACGAGTCGTCGAGCCAGGAGAACCTGCTCGCCGACCGCGAGGAGACCGACAATCGCCTCGTGGCCCTGCGCAGCGCGCTCGGCGTGCTGAACGACCGCGAGCGTCGCATCTTCGAGGCGCGTCGCCTGTCGGACGACCCGATCACGCTCGAGGAGCTGTCGGACGAGTTCGACATCTCGCGCGAGCGCGTGCGGCAGATCGAGGTGCGCGCCTTCGAGAAGGTCCAGGCCGCCGTGAAGAGCGGCATGGCGACGATCGAGTCGCTGCCGCCGAAGGCGCCGCAGGTCACGCACGCGGCAATGTGA
- a CDS encoding Flagellin (ID:RHAL1_00594;~source:Prodigal:2.6) has product MTNSILHNMSAMTAIANLNMTQQNLAQVQNQISTGLKISTASDNAAYYSISTQMNTQTSNLSAVTDSLNLGSSVLSTSTSALSSMTSILTKIQSDLVSAQQAGTDKDAIGTDIKALQNQLSSAIGSASFNGVNLLDGSSTSAKFVSTVTGTGSSTAVSYLSVDTAASNFGTGTASKFTVAAASSGANAAATVDIYALSSTDANTLAVSSTTTSDTLAQYISAVGTALSNVNAASESLGASQKNISLQSSFISSLSNSITAGVSSLVDADMNQASTRLSALQTQQQLGVQALSVANQNSQLILKLFQ; this is encoded by the coding sequence ATGACCAACAGCATCCTCCACAACATGTCGGCGATGACGGCCATCGCCAACCTGAACATGACGCAGCAGAACCTCGCTCAGGTTCAGAACCAGATCTCGACCGGTCTGAAGATCTCGACCGCCAGCGACAACGCCGCCTACTATTCGATCTCGACGCAGATGAACACGCAGACGAGCAACCTGTCGGCCGTCACCGACTCGCTGAACCTCGGCTCCTCGGTGCTCTCGACCTCGACCTCGGCGCTGTCGTCGATGACGAGCATCCTGACCAAGATCCAGTCCGACCTGGTCTCGGCCCAGCAGGCCGGCACCGACAAGGACGCGATCGGCACCGACATCAAGGCGCTGCAGAACCAGCTCTCCTCGGCGATCGGCTCGGCCTCGTTCAACGGCGTCAACCTGCTCGACGGCTCCTCGACGAGCGCGAAGTTCGTCTCGACGGTCACGGGCACGGGCTCGTCCACCGCGGTGAGCTATCTCTCGGTCGATACCGCCGCCTCCAACTTCGGCACCGGCACGGCGTCGAAGTTCACCGTTGCGGCCGCCTCGTCGGGCGCCAACGCCGCGGCGACGGTCGACATCTACGCGCTCTCGAGCACCGACGCGAACACGCTCGCCGTCTCTTCGACGACGACGTCGGACACGCTGGCCCAGTACATCTCGGCCGTCGGCACGGCGCTCTCCAACGTCAACGCCGCCTCCGAGTCGCTCGGTGCGTCGCAGAAGAACATCAGCCTGCAGTCGAGCTTCATCTCGTCTCTGTCGAACTCGATCACCGCGGGCGTCAGCTCGCTCGTCGACGCCGACATGAACCAGGCCTCGACCCGCCTTTCGGCTCTGCAGACGCAGCAGCAGCTCGGCGTGCAGGCCCTGTCGGTCGCCAACCAGAACAGCCAGCTCATCCTGAAGCTGTTCCAGTAA